The Cloeon dipterum chromosome 3, ieCloDipt1.1, whole genome shotgun sequence genome includes a region encoding these proteins:
- the LOC135939419 gene encoding chymotrypsin-like protease CTRL-1 translates to MRFPLVLLAFEGLVLTMALDLPQDQLKFKPKTLTMPEVDLKLTDDEWKKLTEKNRPTSDNLNAPPIVQPINAGISPNLITSHIVGGSLASLGQFPWQAFIYIDNTWLCGGSLILSQWVMTAAHCGGTNYQIGLGTINRTVIPFGGYWLSTNISYIHDLYNPSSLINDIALIKLAAPITFTSNVAPVKLPPMSDATKDLTGILATVSGYGKTGDNEPTSIALKYTQLTIISYARCAAYYGTTTVVSTTICTNQTGTSTCQGDSGGPLIYKDASNAWVQIGVVSFGAAAGCLAGPSGFTRVSSYLGWMSTKIGQDMSGTTLAGSATTTTTPSATTTTTKPTTTTTKPTTTTTKPTTTTTKPTTTTTKPTTTKTTTKPTTTKTTTKPTTTKTTTKPTTTKTTTKPTTTKTTTKPTTTKTTTKPTTTKTTTKTTTKTTIKRKIASG, encoded by the exons ATGCGGTTTCCACTGGTTCTGTTGGCATTTGAAGGG ctgGTGCTCACGATGGCATTGGACTTGCCTCAAGACCAACttaaattcaaaccaaaaactCTGACGATGCCCGAAGTAGATTTGAAATTGACGGACGATGAATGGAAAAAACTGACTGAAAAGAACAGGCCTACGTCAGACAATCTCAATGCTCCGCCAATCGTACAGC CAATCAACGCTGGCATATCCCCGAATCTTATAACATCGCATATCGTTGGTGGATCTTTGGCCTCTCTTGGTCAATTCCCGTGGCAGGCGTTCATCTACATTGACAACACCTGGCTGTGTGGGGGATCGTTGATTTTGTCTCAATGGGTTATGACTGCTGCCCATTGCGGAgg GACGAATTACCAAATTGGATTGGGAACAATCAACCGAACTGTTATTCCATTTGGAGGATATTGGCTTTCAACCAACATTTCATATATTCACGATCTATACAATCCTTCTTCACTGATCAACGACATCGCTCTCATCAAGCTGGCAGCCCCTATCACTTTcactt CTAACGTTGCCCCCGTAAAATTGCCACCCATGTCTGACGCTACGAAGGATTTGACCGGAATTTTGGCAACGGTCAGCGGATACGGCAAAACTGGCGATA ATGAACCAACAAGCATAGCCCTCAAGTATACTCAATTAACGATTATCAGTTACGCGCGATGCGCCGCATACTACGGCACCACCACCGTCGTCAGCACGACCATCTGCACCAATCAAACTGGAACGTCAACATGCCAA GGTGACAGCGGTGGTCCTCTGATATATAAGGACGCGAGCAATGCCTGGGTACAGATAGGTGTTGTATCATTTGGTGCTGCAGCAGGCTGCCTAGCTGGACCATCAGGTTTTACTCGCGTAAGCTCATACCTAGGGTGGATGTCTACGAAGATTGGACAAG ATATGTCGGGAACAACTCTGGCGGGCTCTGCAACTACAACTACCACACCTTCAGCAACAACCACTACGACCAAACCAACTACAACCACAACTAAGCCGACAACCACTACAACCAAACCAACAACAACCACGACTAAGCCTACAACCACTACAACCAAACCAACCACAACCAAAACTACCACTAAACCAACCACAACCAAAACTACCACCAAACCTACCACAACCAAAACTACCACCAAACCAACCACAACCAAAACTACCACCAAACCAACCACAACCAAAACTACCACCAAACCAACCACAACCAAAACTACCACCAAACCAACCACAACCAAAACTACCACCAAAACCACTACGAAGACTACTATCAAACGTAAAATTGCCAGCGGATAG